In the genome of Carnobacterium viridans, one region contains:
- a CDS encoding alpha-glucosidase → MQDKWWKNTVVYQIYPKSFQDTDGDGIGDLKGIIQRLNYIQSLGVNMIWLNPIFVSPQVDNGYDVANYYAIDDHFGTMADIEKLIDEAHKRGIKVMLDFVLNHTSDQHPWFQEALKGPENIYRDYYIWHDPIEQRSVPNNWGSFFGGSVWEKETNGSSFYFHLFAKEMPDLNWENPEVRLAMADCAEFWLDKGIDALRLDAFIHVDKENGFPDVDTASKDEIVLAENYYANLPTVIDYMKEFSQRIRKNHPDVFLVGEAASASLELAKKYTDPTDEVCDSVITFRYFPEIEESKDERLPLSMQHGKLDLKKFKQTMSEWQRGLAAIGGPVLYWNNHDMARAVSRFGEVEQYRDNSSKMLATLMYLQKGIPFLLNGEEIGMKNLEIKSIEQFSLPGADLFYQQALDLGYPKEFALEQLNARSKDVSRGVMQWDDSNYAGFSTHRPWSGVNHEEKYTVMDQESDPNSILHYYRAVLKLKQKAVFIEGEFKLVETNLEMYCYERIWKSSKAIVCCNMSENEQTITIDELTVQPYTVALSNEGNTLQESQLKLSPYGAVVILIDL, encoded by the coding sequence ATGCAGGATAAATGGTGGAAAAATACAGTGGTGTACCAAATTTACCCTAAAAGTTTTCAAGATACAGATGGTGATGGAATAGGGGATTTAAAGGGAATCATTCAACGATTGAATTACATCCAGTCGTTAGGAGTGAATATGATTTGGCTGAATCCTATTTTTGTTTCTCCCCAAGTTGATAATGGATATGATGTTGCAAATTATTACGCAATTGATGATCATTTTGGTACCATGGCAGATATAGAGAAATTGATTGATGAAGCGCACAAACGAGGTATAAAGGTTATGCTTGATTTTGTGTTAAATCATACATCTGATCAACACCCTTGGTTTCAAGAAGCTTTAAAAGGGCCAGAAAACATATACCGCGATTATTATATTTGGCATGATCCAATAGAACAACGATCTGTACCAAACAACTGGGGCTCATTTTTTGGCGGTTCTGTTTGGGAAAAAGAAACTAACGGAAGCTCGTTTTACTTTCATTTATTCGCAAAAGAGATGCCTGATTTGAATTGGGAAAATCCTGAAGTGCGCTTAGCAATGGCTGATTGTGCTGAATTCTGGCTAGATAAAGGAATCGATGCTTTAAGATTAGATGCATTTATTCATGTAGACAAAGAAAATGGATTTCCTGATGTTGACACTGCGAGTAAAGATGAAATTGTATTGGCAGAAAATTATTATGCTAATCTACCAACAGTAATCGACTACATGAAAGAGTTTAGTCAACGCATTCGAAAAAATCATCCCGATGTTTTTTTAGTCGGTGAAGCGGCTTCAGCAAGTCTTGAGTTAGCAAAAAAATACACAGATCCGACAGATGAAGTGTGTGATAGTGTGATAACCTTCCGCTATTTTCCAGAAATAGAAGAGTCAAAAGATGAACGACTTCCATTAAGTATGCAACATGGAAAATTGGACCTCAAAAAATTTAAACAAACCATGTCCGAATGGCAAAGAGGATTAGCTGCAATTGGTGGGCCAGTTTTGTATTGGAATAATCATGATATGGCAAGAGCAGTATCACGTTTTGGTGAGGTTGAACAGTATCGCGACAACAGTAGTAAAATGTTGGCAACCTTAATGTATCTGCAAAAAGGTATTCCATTTTTATTGAATGGTGAAGAAATTGGAATGAAAAATTTAGAAATCAAAAGTATCGAACAGTTTTCATTACCTGGGGCGGATCTTTTTTATCAACAAGCACTTGATTTGGGGTATCCAAAAGAATTTGCCTTAGAACAATTAAATGCTCGAAGCAAAGATGTCAGCCGTGGGGTAATGCAATGGGATGACTCGAATTATGCTGGATTTTCAACGCATCGTCCTTGGAGTGGCGTGAACCATGAAGAAAAGTATACTGTAATGGATCAAGAGTCAGATCCGAATAGCATATTGCATTACTACAGAGCAGTATTAAAATTAAAGCAGAAGGCTGTATTTATCGAAGGTGAATTTAAGTTGGTGGAAACCAATTTGGAAATGTATTGTTATGAGCGAATCTGGAAATCCAGCAAAGCAATTGTGTGTTGCAATATGTCAGAGAACGAACAAACAATTACAATTGATGAGTTAACAGTACAGCCTTACACAGTTGCATTGTCCAACGAAGGAAATACTTTGCAAGAAAGCCAATTAAAATTGAGTCCATATGGCGCTGTAGTTATTTTAATTGACTTATAA